Proteins encoded together in one Ciona intestinalis chromosome 1, KH, whole genome shotgun sequence window:
- the LOC100184409 gene encoding arylamine N-acetyltransferase, liver isozyme-like: MGHDIQDIKKYLERINYTSRISNDSSTLSELCQHHTEYNPFENLDMFGGERKRLDFDKVYNDIIVKKRGGCCYEQNGLFYWALRKCGYEVTIVQCEAFISEEKGYGPSFDHMALLVTCDDGSVWLTDVGWGGTGFITLLKFESDKEQIQNNGVYRLLGSTQQRFLLQKLQKTIIQVNGSTKIKVKGKQWNSIYRFDIIPRKWEDFKEMCEYQQDDEDSYLIHNTICAKQSKYGSVAVRGWMTFEKMFVDPMTEKYKWRKETKSQEELKEVLKKYFQVEINFDLKPEAKFEAD; this comes from the exons atgggacatgatATCCAAGATATAAAGAAATACTTGGAAAGAATAAATTATACAAGTAGGATAAGTAATGATAGCTCTACACTTAGTGAGTTATGCCAACACCACACAGAATATAATCCATTTGAAAACCTTGACATGTTTGGTGGGGAGAGAAAGAGACTTGATTTTGATAAAGTTTATAATGATATAATTGTAAAGAAAAGAGGTGGCTGTTGTTATGAACAAAACGGTTTGTTTTACTGGGCACTGAGAAAATGTGGATATGAAGTAACAATTGTTCAGTGTGAAGCATTTATCAGCGAAGAGAAAGGATATGGACCTAGCTTTGATCATATGGCTTTGTTG GTAACATGTGATGATGGTTCAGTGTGGCTAACTGATGTTGGTTGGGGTGGCACCGGGTTTATTACACTATTGAAATTTGAAAGTGATAAGGAACAGATACAAAACAATGGGGTCTACAGGTTATTAGGATCAACCCAACAAAggtttttgttgcaaaaactTCAAAAGACCATTATACAAGTAAATg GTTCAACGAAGATAAAAGTAAAGGGAAAACAATGGAATTCGATTTACAGGTTTGACATTATTCCAAGAAAATGGGAagattttaaagaaatgtGCGAATATCAGCAAGATGATGAAGACAGTTACTTGATCCATAATACAATTTGTGcgaaacaaagtaaatatgGTAGTGTTGCCGTGAGGGGTTGGATGACGTTTGAGAAAATGTTTGTGGATCCAATGACTGAGAAATACAAATGgagaaaagaaacaaaaagtcaAGAAGAGTTAAAAGAagttcttaaaaaatattttcaggtGGAAATCAACTTTGACTTAAAGCCAGAAGCAAAATTTGAAGCtgattaa